The stretch of DNA ACGGATTGATTGATGACACGTTCGGTTATGATTTTACTCAGGAAAAAGGCTTTGGATTTGCGACGATCGGCGGTGATACGAGCCGTCCCGAGGAATTAGAACAGCGCATTCAATCGATATTATTGGAGGCGAAAGCAGGGAAGCACATAACCGAAAAGGCGCTGGAGCGGTCAGTTAAGAAAAAAATTGGAGCCTTTTTGCGCGCGGTGAATTCGCCTGAATATATTGCCAATCAATTCACACGCTATCAATTTAATGGCATGGACTTGTTTGATGTAGTGCCTATTTTAGAAACCATTACCTTTGAAGATATTCAAGCGGCAGCCAAGAAACTAATAGCTGCGGACCGTTTAACCGCTTTTCACATTTTGCCAAAAGAGAAATAGATTGAAGCAAAGCCAGCTCGGCGCATAAGCGTCTGTGTTTGGCTTTGGGCCATATAGAGGAGAAGTACGATCATGAAACCAAATGCACTAATAACGGGAGCCAGCGGCGGCATCGGCCGGGAAGTCGCCAAGAAGCTAGCAAAAGAAGGGTGGAATCTTTATCTCCAGTATTTTCAAGGGGAACAAGCGATCCAAGAGGTCAAAGAGCAAGTGGAGATGCTCGGAGCTGAAACGATCATAATCCAAGCCGATTTATCTTCTCCTGAAGGGGCGAGAAAGCTTCTGAATGAGCTGTTTACTGTGCAGGCAGTCGTCTTTGCTGGCGGAACGGCGCATTACGGCTTATTTCAGGATACTAAGGAGGAGGAAATCGACGAATTGTGGAATCTCCATGTGAAGATTCCCATGCTGATCATTCAGCAGCTGATCACTAAGTTGCAAAGAGAGAAATCGCCCTCCATTGTTTTTATTTCATCCATTTGGGGACAGACTGGAGCGGCATGCGAAGTGGCTTACTCTGCGGTCAAGGGGGCGCAAAATGCTCTTGTGAAAGCGCTGGGAAAGGAGCTGGCCCCCTCGCAAATAAAGGTCAATGCTGTTGCGCCAGGTGCGGTCAATACACCGATGCTTGCCCGCTTTTCGAATCAGGAAGTAAACGAGCTCGCTCGGGAAATTCCAATGGGCCGATTAGCGGAACCCTCTGAAATAGCGGAGGCTGTCAGCTTTCTCTGCTCGCCCGCCTCCTCATACATAACGGGACAGCTGCTGTCTGTAAATGGGGGATGGTATGCCTGAACTTCGTGCATAATTTCAAGAGATCGATACAAACTAAGGTTGTAACTCACTAAAGGAGGGACAACACAATGTCTGTACTTGATAATTGGCACGAATGGAAGAACTTTTTAGGAACAAAGCTTAATCAAGCAGAAGACCGGGGAATGAGCAGTGATGTAATTAATAATACCGCTTATCAGATTGGCGACTACTTAGCGAACAAAGTAGATCCTAAAAATGAACAAGAGCGTGTATTATCCGATTTGTGGTCTGTTGCTTCCGAAGAAGAGCAGCGTGCCATTGCCAGTGTGATGGTGAAATTAGTCCAAAATAACGGCACTCGTTAAAAGAGAGGGAGGGATTTCCTCTCTTTTTTCTTTTAAAAGCAGCTTAAATCATATATGATAGAACCTAGATATTATACATTTGACAAGCATGATCACTGGAGAGGCATAAGGAGTGTTTTGATGTCCAAAAAAGAGTGGTATTTAGAATATAAAATCGTCAAAAACCGCCCTGGGCTGTTAGGAGACATTTCTTCTCTGCTGGGCATGCTGTCGATCAACATTGTGACCATTAATGGAGTGGATGACGGCAGCCGCGGCTTGTTAATGCGTGCGCAAAGTGAAGATCAAATCAGAAGGCTGGAATCCATCTTGCTAACCATTGATACAATTCAAGTTATTAAGCTGCGGGAGCCTAAGCTGCGCGATCGGATGGCGGTGAGGCATGGCCGCTATATCGAGCGGGACAACGATGATAAAAAAACCTTCCGCTTTGTGCGAGATGAGCTTGGACTTCTCGTGGATTTTATGGCAGAATTGTATAAAATGGAAGGCCACAAGCTAATTGGCATTCGCGGCATGCCTCGAGTGGGAAAAACGGAATCGATAGTGGCTGCCAGTGTCTGCGCCAATAAGAGGTGGCTGTTTATGTCTTCGACGATGATAAAGCAGACCATTCGTGATCAGCTTATTCGCGGGGAATACAACCCGAACCATATTTTTATTCTGGATGGGGTTGTTTCCACCAAACGAGCGAACGAAAAACATTGGCAGCTTGTCCGGGAAATCATGCGTTTGCCGGCAGTAAAAGTGGTGGAGCATCCGGATATCTTTGTTCGAAACAGCGAGTATAAATTGGAAGATTTTGATTATATTATCGAACTTCGCCATCATCCCAATGAGGAAATTACATACGAACCTGTTGGAAGAAACAACTTTTTCCAGGATGCAAGCATCGAAGGCTTTGACTTTTAATTATGGAAGGTGTTATTGGTGACTGAACTAGGAAACCGCTTAAAAGAAGCGCGAAAAGCAAAAGGGTTGTCTTTAGCTGATGTGCAGGAAATGACCAAAATTCAAAAAAGGTATTTAACTGGCATCGAAGAAGGGAACTATGATATGATGCCAGGCAAATTTTATATCCGGGCATTCATTAAGCAATATGCGGAAGCTGTCGGGTTAAACCCGGATGAATTATTTGAGGAATATAAAAGCGAGATTCCTTCCTCTCATGAGGATCAAATTCCTCAGCGGGCTACAAATGTAGAATCAGCAAAATCCACGGTTCCCAGAGAACCTTCAAAACTCCTTGAATATTTGCCGAAAATAGTAGTGACCGCTTTTATTATTGGAGTGCTGGTGCTGTTGTGGTACTTTATTTCAAAAAGCGTTTCCGGTGATCAAGCCGTGAAGGAAGAAACGGTAGTGGAAGAATCTCAAGTTTCATCCGAAGAGGACAAACAAACAGAGGCTCCTAAAAAAGAAAAAGCGGTAAAAGAGGAAGCGCCGAAAGAGCAGCCTAAAGCGGAAGAGCAGGAGAAACAAGTGCTTAAAGCCGCAGGTGTGAGCGGTAGTAACGCGACCTATCAGCTAGAAAATGCAGAGAAATTTGAACTGACTGTTTCATCGAAAGGCTCCACTTGGGTAGGTGTAACGGATGGAAGCGGCAAGAGCCGATTTGGCGATATGATTCCATCT from Bacillus xiapuensis encodes:
- the ymfI gene encoding elongation factor P 5-aminopentanone reductase, encoding MKPNALITGASGGIGREVAKKLAKEGWNLYLQYFQGEQAIQEVKEQVEMLGAETIIIQADLSSPEGARKLLNELFTVQAVVFAGGTAHYGLFQDTKEEEIDELWNLHVKIPMLIIQQLITKLQREKSPSIVFISSIWGQTGAACEVAYSAVKGAQNALVKALGKELAPSQIKVNAVAPGAVNTPMLARFSNQEVNELAREIPMGRLAEPSEIAEAVSFLCSPASSYITGQLLSVNGGWYA
- a CDS encoding DUF3243 domain-containing protein, whose translation is MSVLDNWHEWKNFLGTKLNQAEDRGMSSDVINNTAYQIGDYLANKVDPKNEQERVLSDLWSVASEEEQRAIASVMVKLVQNNGTR
- a CDS encoding DUF3388 domain-containing protein, coding for MSKKEWYLEYKIVKNRPGLLGDISSLLGMLSINIVTINGVDDGSRGLLMRAQSEDQIRRLESILLTIDTIQVIKLREPKLRDRMAVRHGRYIERDNDDKKTFRFVRDELGLLVDFMAELYKMEGHKLIGIRGMPRVGKTESIVAASVCANKRWLFMSSTMIKQTIRDQLIRGEYNPNHIFILDGVVSTKRANEKHWQLVREIMRLPAVKVVEHPDIFVRNSEYKLEDFDYIIELRHHPNEEITYEPVGRNNFFQDASIEGFDF
- a CDS encoding helix-turn-helix domain-containing protein; the protein is MTELGNRLKEARKAKGLSLADVQEMTKIQKRYLTGIEEGNYDMMPGKFYIRAFIKQYAEAVGLNPDELFEEYKSEIPSSHEDQIPQRATNVESAKSTVPREPSKLLEYLPKIVVTAFIIGVLVLLWYFISKSVSGDQAVKEETVVEESQVSSEEDKQTEAPKKEKAVKEEAPKEQPKAEEQEKQVLKAAGVSGSNATYQLENAEKFELTVSSKGSTWVGVTDGSGKSRFGDMIPSGETQSFDLTGQTSAKIRVGNAPDTEIKVNGETLKYQIPAANQVTQNIIIQVQQTAE